A genome region from Penicillium psychrofluorescens genome assembly, chromosome: 3 includes the following:
- a CDS encoding uncharacterized protein (ID:PFLUO_005224-T1.cds;~source:funannotate): MSNKQQVLTSEAVLEKYGKALVGKTVLITGVSDDSIAGELAVQLANVDPKLLILSARAESKVAPVMEKIQKAKPNVQTRFLNMDLGNLSAIRKAVDHDLQDVPQIDHLVCVAGVMASPYNKTVDGFETQLGVNYIANFLLVKLLLPKIKAAGPSSSVIIVASSAVRHGKVFFDDIGFSDGKTYEPMVAYGQSNAARVMFVKELAERLKGQGVRTYSIDPGAVRSGLQRHFTPEFKQQIEEWSKAGPLTDLDGNPFTIPQWTSTSEGAATMITGMIDPTIAGEFTALVPSGASVGDYEAHELRDQDPKRYEGNGVLKAVHNVENVIAPALIKQHFDLRTDLAKIDEFLIKLDGTKNKNNLGANAILGVSMACARAGAAARNVPLYEFLARTAGYPTSYTMPVPFFNVINGGRHSGNPVAFQEFMVAPVGAESMSHAVQMGSEVYQALKKIVSSKHGASACGIGDEGGFAPPISHPTEALGLLLGAIKNAGHEGKVKIGIDPASSEFFKSGNYDLGFKTNQPHSLSPAELQSLYSSLLGKYPIILLEDPFAEDDWSSWTAFNKTCKVELVGDDLLATNVERVELAKSKEACNSLLLKINQIGSITEAMEAAKKAYSYGWRVFVSHRSGETIDDFIADLTVAIGAGHLKSGSPCRGERVAKYNRLMDIEDELRATGGSFKYAGPEFVK; this comes from the exons ATGTCCAACAAGCAGCAAGTCCTCACATCCGAGGCCGTCTTGGAAAAATATGGCAAGGCTCTTGTCGGCAAGACAG TCCTGATTACCGGAGTATCTGACGACTCCATTGCCGGAGAGCTAGCCGTCCAGCTGGCCAACGTCGATCCAAAGCTGCTTATTCTCAGCGCTCGTGCTGAATCAAAGGTCGCTCCCGTTATGGAGAAAATTCAGAAAGCAAAGCCAAATGTCCAAACTCGTTTTCTGAACATGGACCTCGGCAACTTGAGTGCCATCCGCAAGGCAGTGGATCACGACCTCCAGGACGTGCCTCAGATTGACCATCTCGTCTGTGTAGCGGGCGTCATGGCATCTCCGTACAACAAGACCGTTGATGGATTCGAAACGCAGCTTGGAGTCAACTACATCGCTAATTTCTTGCTTGTGAAACTGCTCTTGCCGAAGATCAAGGCCGCGGGGCCGTCCTCGTCTGTCATCATCGTGGCTAGCTCTGCAGTTAGACATGGGAAAGTGTTCTTTGATGACATTGGCTTCAGT GATGGCAAAACATACGAACCTATGGTCGCATACGGCCAGTCGAATGCTGCGCGAGTGATGTTCGTGAAGGAGCTTGCCGAGCGACTAAAAGGACAGGGGGTGCGCACTTACAGTATTGACCCAGGTG CGGTGCGGTCTGGGCTACAACGGCATTTCACTCCCGAGTTCAAGCAACAGATTGAGGAGTGGAGTAAAGCTGGAC CTTTGACCGATTTGGATGGCAACCCGTTCACCATTCCGCAATGGACTTCGACATCTGAAGGAGCAGCCACAATGATCACTGGCATGATCGACCCCACCATTGCAG GTGAATTCACTGCGCTTGTTCCCTCTGGAGCATCGGTCGGAGACTATGAAGCCCATGAATTGCGTGACCAAGATCCGAAACGGTACGAAGGCAATGGGGTCCTAAAGGCAGTGCATAATGTGGAGAATGTCATCGCGCCTGCCTTGATCAAACAGCATTTTGACCTACGCACGGATCTGGCTAAGATCGATGAATTTCTGATCAAGCTTGATGGgaccaaaaacaaaaacaaccTGGGCGCAAATGCCATCCTAGGTGTTAGCATGGCATGCGCTCgtgctggtgctgccgcAAGG AATGTACCACTGTACGAGTTTCTTGCTCGGACAGCAGGCTATCCAACTTCATACACTATGCCTGTGCCATTCTTCAATGTTATTAATGGTGGGCGACATTCCGGAAACCCAGTGGCATTCCAGGAATTCATGGTTGCCCCTGTAGGGGCAGAATCCATGTCCCACGCGGTGCAAATGGGAAGCGAGGTATACCAAGCCCTGAAGAAGATTGTCTCTTCTAAGCATGGAGCCAGTG CCTGTGGCATTGGAGATGAAGGTGGCTTTGCGCCACCGATCTCACATCCGACCGAGGCGTTAGGTCTCCTGCTTGGAGCAATCAAAAATGCAGGCCACGAAGGGAAAGTAAAAATTGGAATCGATCCTGCATCCTCGGAATTCTTCAAGTCAGGCAATTACGACTTGGGGTTCAAGACAAATCAGCCCCATTCTCTGTCGCCGGCGGAACTTCAGAGCCTCTACAGCTCCCTCCTCGGGAAATACCCAATTATCCTACTTGAGGATCCGTTTGCTGAAGATGACTGGTCATCTTGGACCGCATTCAACAAAACATGCAAAGTAGAATTGGTGGGAGATGACCTCTTGGCAACAAATGTTGAACGCGTGGAGCTAGCGAAGAGCAAGGAAGCCTGCAACTCTTTGCTGCTAAAGATCAATCAAATTGGCAGCATTACCGAGGCTATGGAAGC CGCCAAAAAAGCATACAGCTATGGATGGCGTGTTTTTGTCTCGCATCGATCGGGAGAGACAATCGATGATTTTATCGCAGATCTGACTGTGGCTATTGGTGCGGGTCATTTGAAGTCTGGCAGTCCCTGTCGAGGAGAGCGGGTAGCGAAGTATAACCGCCTCATGGATATTGAGGACGAGTTGAGAGCGACGGGTGGGAGCTTCAAGTATGCCGGTCCTGAGTTTGTCAAGTAA
- a CDS encoding uncharacterized protein (ID:PFLUO_005221-T1.cds;~source:funannotate) — protein MPTPDGTECFILRLPDELLIWVLNDATLEFRNSWDRDPEREAVARKTARDLPLVCRRFNALARPLLYETAVLNSVDFIFTSDLMHRTMQENPHMRSLCRSIVLNVWEWQSCFENSGETDDGVFEIIHELFSWWASARSVYIEGFPPGIPFNSKGWALVQTACQSMPRLKELFVGMEGPFHLCKAIETIHSPSLNVLTLKSYPYEPETDSWTVDPKLLRSSPITSLTINTTNTNPSDLAQAIQWPARLEKFALGELFENDRGDNHITYPLVQSLLSIHKKTLKEIRIEGLDEYEYTFGPRFNASGFPNLEVLSLALYEYNGATSIRGETPTYGPEEDSFLPPNLKTLKFTYGDPKRVGWDWFQEQDEQFIRNIATAAISKKSSLQTIEVDYVPYDKYAERQWGYPYERLERLSQEFGPQGIEISYPTPVKTKREWVFLVAWSRIYGSELRHTSPDPEGLMPEDILEAEDLVQVVRVGGQAGQRRSMCPDLLEEMLKEMLEEY, from the exons ATGCCCACTCCAGATGGCACCGAGTGCTTCATCTTGCGACTTCCCGACGAATTGCTCATCTGGGTGCTCAATGATGCCACCCTTGAATTCCGAAACTCGTGGGACAGGGACCCTGAGCGCGAAGCGGTTGCTCGCAAAACCGCCAGGGATTTGCCGCTGGTGTGCCGGCGTTTCAACGCCCTTGCGCGGCCCCTTCTTTACGAGACTGCCGTGTTGAACTCTGTCGATTTTATCTTCACCAGCGACCTCATGCATCGTACCATGCAAGAAAACCCACATATGCGATCGCTGTGCAGATCAATTGTGTTAAATGTGTGGGAATGGCAAAGCTGCTTTGAGAATTCGGGTGAGACCGATGATGGGGTCTTTGAAATTATCCACGAGCTCTTTTCCTGGTGGGCATCGGCACGGAGCGTGTACATTGAGGGCTTCCCCCCAGGTATCCCGTTCAACTCGAAGGGATGGGCCTTGGTTCAAACCGCCTGTCAAAGCATGCCTCGGCTCAAAGAGCTATTTGTAGGCATGGAGGGCCCCTTTCACCTCTGTAAGGCCATTGAGACCATTCACTCTCCATCTTTGAATGTCCTGACTCTGAAGTCGTATCCATACGAACCTGAGACCGATAGCTGGACAGTGGACCCAAAG CTACTTCGATCATCACCCATCACTTCTctcaccatcaacaccaccaacaccaacccGTCGGATTTGGCACAAGCCATCCAATGGCCAGCACGGCTGGAAAAATTTGCCCTGGGAGAGTTGTTCGAGAACGACCGTGGCGATAACCATATCACTTACCCTCTGGTTCAATCTCTGCTTTCCATCCACAAGAAGACTCTAAAAGAGATCAGGATCGAGGGACTTGACGAATATGAATATACCTTCGGCCCCAGGTTCAATGCCTCAGGATTTCCCAACCTGGAGGTCCTGAGTCTAGCACTGTATGAATATAACGGAGCAACTAGCATACGCGGAGAAACCCCGACCTACGGCCCCGAGGAAGATTCATTTCTGCCCCCGAACCTGAAGACCCTTAAATTCACATATGGCGACCCAAAACGGGTGGGATGGGATTGGTTCCAAGAGCAAGACGAGCAATTCATCAGGAACATCGCCACAGCCGCAATATCCAAGAAGTCTTCCCTACAGACGATCGAAGTCGATTATGTTCCCTATGATAAGTATGCAGAGCGACAGTGGGGATATCCCTATGAACGCCTGGAGCGCCTATCGCAGGAGTTCGGGCCACAAGGGATCGAGATTAGTTATCCAACACCTGTAAAGACAAAGAGGGAATGGGTGTTTCTGGTGGCTTGGTCGCGTATATATGGATCGGAACTCCGTCATACGAGCCCCGACCCGGAGGGGCTCATGCCCGAAGATATTCTTGAAGCGGAAGATCTTGTTCAAGTGGTTAGGGTTGGTGGCCAGGCTGGTCAGAGAAGAAGTATGTGCCCCGACCTCTTGGAGGAAATGTTGAAGGAAATGTTGGAGGAATATTAG
- a CDS encoding uncharacterized protein (ID:PFLUO_005222-T1.cds;~source:funannotate), with product MQPKIKHAQIGQTNAFYREAGDRTHPVILLLHGFPSSSHQYRNLIPLLSTSYWVLAPDLPGFGFTTVPHDFKYTFENLATFVGDFLDHLHINQFSVYIFDYGAPTALRLALQRPSSITAIISQNGNAYEEGLGGFWDLIKQYWQSSNPRDREKLRHYMLSYDTTKSQYVTGSADPASIPPETYLLDYTLLSRPGIGDIQLDLIGDYKTNLALYPQFQDYFRSSQVPLLAVWGKDDPIFTPPGAEAFKRDLPNAEIHLLDAGHFVLETHLECISDLILKFLQKSLRS from the coding sequence ATGCAACCCAAAATAAAGCATGCCCAGATTGGGCAGACTAATGCTTTCTATCGCGAGGCCGGAGACCGCACTCATCCGGTCATTCTGCTCCTTCACGGCTTCCCTAGCTCCTCTCACCAGTACCGCAACCTCATACCCCTCCTGTCCACATCGTACTGGGTCCTAGCGCCAGACCTACCGGGCTTTGGATTTACCACTGTTCCACACGACTTTAAATACACATTCGAGAATCTCGCCACGTTTGTCGGCGACTTTCTCGATCATTTGCACATTAATCAGTTCTCAGTCTACATATTTGACTACGGCGCTCCCACTGCTCTGCGCCTCGCGCTTCAACGCCCGTCAAGCATTACTGCGATCATCAGTCAGAACGGCAATGCCTACGAAGAGGGGTTGGGCGGCTTCTGGGATTTAATCAAGCAGTACTGGCAAAGTAGCAACCCAAGGGACCGAGAAAAGCTGCGCCATTACATGCTTTCCTACGACACCACAAAGTCCCAGTATGTCACTGGCTCCGCGGATCCAGCGTCGATACCCCCGGAAACGTACTTGCTCGACTATACCCTTTTGTCTAGACCCGGGATTGGCGATATTCAGCTGGATCTGATCGGAGACTACAAGACAAATCTCGCGCTCTATCCTCAGTTCCAGGATTACTTTCGAAGTTCTCAGGTTCCGCTCCTTGCGGTGTGGGGCAAGGACGATCCGATCTTTACTCCTCCTGGGGCCGAGGCTTTCAAAAGAGATTTGCCTAACGCTGAGATTCATCTGCTAGATGCGGGTCATTTTGTATTAGAAACACATCTGGAGTGCATTTCGGACTTGATTCTCAAGTTCCTTCAGAAGAGCCTAAGATCTTGA
- a CDS encoding uncharacterized protein (ID:PFLUO_005227-T1.cds;~source:funannotate), giving the protein MGSSENQTGVASSLRFIPLSYIHADSHASALRLILTINPHWEGPDNHIDFVRFTDGITNTLLKIINRKPGLTPEQIDNEAVLMRAYGNGTEILIDRERETKSHALLASRGLAPPLLARFNNGLLYRFIRGTPCGHEDLVKPNIFRGVAQKLAQWHAVLPSDPTASNGTPAVAQEATDKQAGKLPLVQLRSAGPSMWRVLQKWILALPVDTPEQQDRRDNLQKELQFVVNQLDDGMGIGEDGMVFSHCDLLCANVIVLPSDSSSPPAEDAKTPVNFIDYEYAVPAPAAFDIANHLAEWIGYDCDYKMIPTKSVRREFLTEYTKSYCEHRGLGASSQPEILERLYEDVDRFRGIPGFYWGVWAFIQAQISQIDFDYASYAESRLGEYYAWKREIDGSRHKAGEEMPLREKRWAQDA; this is encoded by the exons ATGGGCTCTTCCGAGAATCAAACCGGCGTCGCGTCCTCCCTCCGCTTCATACCGCTCTCCTATATCCACGCAGACTCCCATGCATCCGCCCTCCGCTTAATCCTCACCATCAACCCCCACTGGGAGGGCCCCGACAATCACATCGACTTTGTGCGATTCACAGACGGCATCACGAACACT CTTCTCAAAATCATCAATCGCAAACCCGGGTTGACCCCGGAACAGATAGACAATGAGGCTGTACTGATGAGGGCGTACGGAAATGGCACAGAGATCCTCATAGACCGCGAAA GAGAAACCAAATCCCACGCTCTGCTGGCTAGTCGCGGCCTCGCGCCGCCTCTGCTTGCACGGTTCAACAACGGTCTGCTCTACCGGTTTATTCGCGGCACGCCCTGCGGCCATGAGGATCTGGTGAAGCCCAACATCTTCCGCGGTGTGGCGCAGAAGTTGGCGCAATGGCATGCCGTGCTACCCAGCGATCCAACTGCGTCCAACGGCACCCCTGCTGTCGCTCAGGAAGCCACAGATAAGCAGGCTGGTAAATTGCCGCTGGTACAACTCCGAAGCGCTGGTCCCTCCATGTGGCGGGTCCTCCAGAAATGGATCCTTGCTTTGCCGGTGGATACGCCGGAGCAGCAAGACCGCCGGGACAACTTGCAGAAGGAATTGCAGTTCGTGGTCAATCAACTGGATGACGGAATGGGAATCGGTGAAGACGGC ATGGTATTCTCTCACTGCGACCTTCTCTGCGCCAATGTTATTGTCCTCCCGAGCGACAGCAGCTCCCCACCCGCAGAGGATGCTAAGACTCCGGTCAACTTTATCGACTACGAGTATGCCGTTCCAGCGCCGGCTGCTTTTGATATCGCCAACCACCTGGCCGAGTGGATTGGCTACGACTGCGACTACAAAATGATCCCCACGAAATCGGTGCGCCGTGAATTTTTGACCGAGTATACCAAGAGCTACTGCGAGCaccgcggcctcggcgcatCATCCCAGCCTGAGATCCTGGAACGGCTGTATGAAGATGTCGATCGGTTCCGTGGCATCCCCGGCTTTTATTG GGGCGTCTGGGCATTTATCCAAGCCCAGATCTCACAGATTGACTTCGACTACGCCAGCTACGCCGAGTCCCGTCTCGGCGAATACTACGCTTGGAAGCGGGAGATCGATGGAAGCCGCCACAAAGCCGGTGAGGAGATGCCGCTGCGTGAAAAGCGCTGGGCGCAAGACGCGTAG
- a CDS encoding uncharacterized protein (ID:PFLUO_005223-T1.cds;~source:funannotate), giving the protein MKLFYAALTSQLTLGALAAAGAQSRLQAWNYSPLPVGSVKPAGWLRGEMQAMANGLAGHEHDFYVYVNESRWLFGPSGGGTDYSNLNEGLPYWFNGLVPMSYVLDDSRLKAQVHAVASTVLGLQTADGWIGPETYADRNFWARTPFFLGLTQLAEANSTWEQPVLNGLRNFMDLTNTMLKNNSQGFTNCDSSIDCRWGQTRIHDLIITIQWMIEKHPSDQDSTLWENMNMFYSQDQFKWDEWYTASTYPKVVANTSANTPDFPYMHGVNVGQGLKASAVMYRFSNNETFVQKSMDALHWTFQYHGSPSGTVLADEIQHDLAPYMGSELCTAVETAYSLIYMYQVLGNNVFADRAERTIFNALPVMLTGNKWAHQYMDQPNQPWAVNNTQDFVANVPHVFTTADSGVATTFGMEPQYPCCTVNHPQGYPKFTTNSWVRVGDNGLAHALLSPSTVTTTVAGSDVSIDCDTTYPFGNTLTYTVTAKKDFDFYVRVPSWINTASSELRVNGASSAPSPNSNGLHHVAIKPGKTTVKYTIDAALRTESRSNNTVAVYYGNVLYALDVGFQETSSYPHAYYDATGPGLDYLPYPELRDYYISNSSTWNVAIDPSTLKYHGVGDDTTLADPIFAQAAPPNFVTVQGCMVNWDLFLGATPEWAPTNTACLGGKQEYKLRPYGAVKVHMSELPIVKL; this is encoded by the exons ATGAAGTTGTTCTACGCTGCTCTAACCAGTCAACTGACGCTGGGGGCATTGGCTGCAGCAGGAGCTCAAAGCCGTC TGCAAGCATGGAATTATTCACCATTACCGGTCGGCTCCGTCAAACCTGCCGGATGGCTACGAGGCGAGATGCAGGCCATGGCGAACGGCCTGGCCGGGCATGAACACGACTTTTATGTCTACGTCAATGAGTCTCGGTGGTTATTTGGTCCCAGCGGTGGTGGCACCGACTATAGCAACCTGAACGAGGGTCTTCCGTACTGGTTCAATGGGCTGGTACCAATGTCCTATGTTCTTGATGATTCTAGGCTCAAAGCTCAAGTTCACGCCGTGGCTTCTACCGTCCTCGGTCTCCAAACGGCAGACGGATGGATCGGCCCTGAAACATACGCCGACCGCAATTTCTGGGCCCGCACGCCATTCTTCCTAGGCCTTACACAACTGGCCGAGGCTAATTCGACATGGGAGCAGCCTGTTCTCAATGGCCTTCGGAACTTCATGGATCTGACCAACACGATGCTGAAAAACAACAGCCAAGGCTTTACAAACTGTGACAGTTCCATTGACTGTCGTTGGGGCCAGACTCGAATTCAcgatctcatcatcaccattcAATGGATGATCGAAAAACATCCCTCCGATCAAGATTCCACCCTGTGGGAGAATATGAATATGTTCTACTCTCAGGATCAGTTCAAATGGGACGAGTGGTATACGGCGAGCACGTATCCCAAGGTGGTCGCGAACACCAGCGCAAATACCCCGGATTTCCCTTACATGCACGGTGTCAACGTTGGACAAG GGCTCAAGGCATCTGCGGTTATGTACCGGTTCTCCAATAACGAGACTTTTGTCCAAAAAAGTATGGATGCTCTCCATTGGACTTTCCAATACCACGGATCTCCTTCCGGGACCGTCCTCGCCGATGAAATCCAGCACGACCTAGCTCCATATATGGGCAGCGAACTTTGCACCGCCGTCGAGACAGCATACTCGCTTATTTACATGTACCAGGTCTTGGGTAACAACGTGTTCGCTGATCGCGCTGAACGTAccatcttcaatgccttgcCAGTCATGCTCACTGGCAACAAGTGGGCTCACCAGTACATGGACCAGCCCAATCAGCCATGGGCTGTTAACAACACCCAAGATTTTGTTGCGAATGTCCCTCACGTATTCACAACAGCGGACAGTGGTGTTGCAACCACTTTTGGAATGGAACCTCAATATCCCTGCTGCACTGTCAATCACCCTCAAGGATATCCGAAGTTCACAACAAATAGCTGGGTCCGTGTTGGTGACAACGGCTTAGCTCATGCTCTACTCAGCCCATCGACGGTGACAACAACGGTTGCAGGGTCGGACGTCAGCATCGATTGCGACACTACATATCCCTTTGGCAATACCCTGACCTACACGGTTACTGCCAAGAAAGATTTTGACTTCTACGTCCGCGTTCCCTCGTGGATTAACACTGCATCCTCGGAACTGAGGGTCAATGGTGCTTCATCCGCCCCGTCGCCCAATAGTAACGGTCTTCACCATGTCGCCATCAAACCCGGCAAAACAACGGTCAAATATACTATCGACGCAGCGCTCCGAACTGAGAGCCGATCTAACAACACTGTCGCCGTCTACTATGGAAATGTCCTCTATGCCCTTGATGTCGGTTTCCAAGAGACCTCATCATACCCGCACGCCTACTACGACGCAACGGGGCCCGGACTCGATTACCTCCCTTACCCCGAGCTGCGAGATTATTATATTAGCAACTCTTCGACCTGGAATGTTGCAATTGATCCGTCAACTCTCAAGTATCACGGCGTCGGCGACGACACGACCCTGGCAGATCCCATCTTTGCGCAAGCGGCACCACCTAATTTTGTAACCGTTCAAGGCTGCATGGTTAATTGGGATCTGTTCCTGGGAGCTACACCCGAGTGGGCTCCGACCAACACAGCCTGTCTGGGAGGTAAACAAGAGTATAAGTTGAGGCCTTACGGAGCTGTCAAAGTGCACATGTCCGAATTGCCTATCGTCAAACTTTGA
- a CDS encoding uncharacterized protein (ID:PFLUO_005225-T1.cds;~source:funannotate), with protein MLPTRVLFHARLTLFTRAGCGLCDTAKHNVMQLQKRRPFEYAEKDIMDVANRSWKDVYEFDVPVLHVQSVTNGQPIQADLTDARKLFHRFTEQEIEQQVDEAEKKVA; from the coding sequence ATGTTGCCCACGCGCGTCCTCTTTCACGCCCGCCTCACCTTGTTTACTCGCGCGGGCTGTGGCCTGTGCGACACAGCCAAACACAATGTCATGCAGCTGCAGAAACGCCGGCCGTTCGAATATGCCGAGAAAGACATCATGGACGTCGCCAACCGGTCCTGGAAGGATGTCTACGAATTCGACGTTCCCGTGCTCCATGTCCAGTCGGTGACGAATGGCCAGCCTATTCAGGCCGACCTGACCGACGCGAGGAAGCTTTTCCACCGGTTTACAGAGCAAGAGATTGAACAACAAGTGGACGaggcagaaaagaaagtcgCGTGA
- a CDS encoding uncharacterized protein (ID:PFLUO_005220-T1.cds;~source:funannotate): protein MANMDGFDFLEAETFDLWMASSEVDQKALGKFAHVMSFENPLLSTMLYKVLGVSVMLSKKLVRARRLRRLDTTRETKSLQLYHHIIWLSREGLLILEGYVLPMVNVFVELNVLSYKLRASFYHIFVLFHNRPFVYPPDARTPADAKHDSIYGPESLTALGQQPSQKPKTKPQPPPGLAPVQPPQPASSFLLPPLDYTETATACFNHAAVLADKLLPGSHPLRLSVKLEYAAYLYDCLQDPISCRRLAKQAIADVYNAQEGMDDESFEDAAEIVGVLGKMVKRGGKPGSSTAGSSTSRGDRSRSHSSRSPSHRGETSAPTTISPGPASRSTPMTSTPAGKVAYPAVPHATMMNPI, encoded by the coding sequence ATGGCTAACATGGACGGGTTCGACTTTCTAGAGGCAGAGACATTCGATTTATGGATGGCCTCCTCCGAGGTGGACCAGAAGGCCCTGGGCAAGTTCGCGCACGTCATGTCCTTCGAGAACCCTCTGCTCTCGACGATGTTGTACAAGGTTCTCGGGGTCTCGGTCATGCTCTCCAAAAAGCTCGTCCGCGCGCGACGGTTACGGCGGCTCGACACCACGCGCGAAACCAAGTCCCTACAGCTTTATCACCACATCATATGGCTCTCGCGTGAGGGTCTGTTGATTCTGGAGGGATACGTCCTGCCCATGGTCAACGTGTTCGTCGAATTGAACGTCCTGTCCTACAAACTGCGCGCCTCGTTCTACCACATCTTCGTGCTCTTCCACAACCGTCCCTTCGTCTATCCCCCAGACGCACGCACCCCGGCAGACGCCAAACACGACTCGATCTATGGCCCAGAATCCTTGACTGCGCTCGGCCAGCAACCAagccaaaaaccaaaaaccaaacctcaacctcctccgGGCCTGGCACCCGTGCAACCACCGCAACCAgcttcctccttccttctccctccactcGACTACACCGAAACCGCAACAGCATGCTTCAACCACGccgccgtcctcgccgacAAGCTCCTCCCCGGCTCGCACCCGCTGCGCCTCTCCGTGAAACTCGAATACGCAGCCTACCTCTACGACTGCCTCCAAGACCCAATCTCCTGCCGCCGCCTCGCCAAGCAAGCCATCGCGGATGTGTACAATGCACAAGAAGGCATGGATGACGAGAGCTTCgaagacgccgccgagatcgtGGGCGTGCTGGGCAAGATGGTCAAACGCGGCGGGAAACCCGGCAGCAGTACGGCCGGTAGTAGCACCTCGCGCGGCGACCGGTCGCGAAGCCACAGTAGTCGCTCCCCGAGCCATCGCGGTGAGACGAGTGCCCCGACGACCATCTCGCCGGGGCcagcgtcgaggtcgacgcCGATGACCTCCACCCCCGCGGGTAAGGTTGCGTACCCTGCTGTGCCGCATGCGACTATGATGAATCCGATTTAA
- a CDS encoding uncharacterized protein (ID:PFLUO_005226-T1.cds;~source:funannotate) gives MAGKCVHKGCGKTFSDPEEPCVYHPGPPVFHEGQKGWKCCKPRFLTFEEFLSIPPCTTGKHSTVDDTPAPEPKKTEVLPPAPPPPAPIPAAQLERTAMSTSIAPPEKPKTPPPPEPDSDDPSAEIPASATCRRKTCGATYDASKPRDEEKCVHHPGQPVFHEGSKGWSCCKRRVLEFDEFLKIPGCAEKTRHLFVGKGKPPGEEKVESVRNDFYQTPSSVTVSLYLKKIDKDNAKVVFSANSIELDLPTSDNKRYTDTYTLFAAIDPEKSTFKVMGTKLELILAKADNTSWPVLRSDDKWSGQRIQVGNAGRA, from the exons ATGGCAGGCAAATGCGTCCACAAGGGCTGCGGGAAGACCTTCTCCGACCCGGAAGAGCCGTGCGTGTACCATCCGGGACCCCCAGTGTTCCACGAAGGGCAAAAAG GCTGGAAATGCTGCAAGCCTCGCTTCTTGACCTTCGAAGAGTTCCTGAGTATCCCACCATGCACCACTGGCAAGCATTCGACCGTCGACGACACCCCGGCGCCCGAGCCCAAGAAGACAGAGGTCCTTCCacccgccccgccgccgccagcacCCATCCCGGCTGCGCAGCTGGAGCGCACAGCTATGTCCACTTCCattgcgccgccggagaAGCCCAAAACGCCCCCGCCGCCAGAGCCTGACTCGGATGATCCCTCCGCGGAGATCCCCGCGAGCGCGACGTGTCGTCGCAAGACCTGCGGTGCGACGTATGATGCGTCGAAGCCGCGAGATGAGGAGAAATGCGTGCATCATCCGGGCCAGCCGGTCTTCCATGAGGGCAGCAAAGGGTGGTCGTGCTGCAAGCGGCGGGTGCTTGAGTTTGACGAGTTCTTAAAGATCCCGGGTTGCGCAGAGAAGACGAGACATTTGTTTGTGGGCAAGGGCAAGCCTCCTGGCGAGGAAAAGGTCGAGTCGGTGCG AAACGATTTCTACCAGACCCCGTCCTCCGTGACCGTCTCCCTTTACCTCAAGAAAATCGACAAGGACAACGCCAAAGTGGTCTTTTCAGCAAACTCGATTGAGCTGGATCTACCCACCTCGGACAACAAGCGATACACGGACACCTACACACTGTTCGCGGCCATTGACCCGGAGAAATCCACGTTTAAGGTGATGGGCACGAAGCTAGAGTTGATactggccaaggccgacaacACTAGCTGGCCTGTTCTGCGCAGCGACGACAAATGGTCGGGGCAGCGCATTCAGGTTGGGAATGCCGGTCGTGCGTGA